The following proteins are encoded in a genomic region of Chryseobacterium culicis:
- a CDS encoding porin family protein: protein MNKFLLKALVLTSVNVAVFANAQFRTRNRMDKLEDFDEQKFSWGFYLNGNRLDYRIVLHPKYGMNDNENLVTSKESYSFGAGLIAKWRLNDYLDVRIEPGLQFAQRQLTFNTQSNDIYAGGSLTNPPFMPFPLQEKDKVREIKSTLIDIPVLLELHGQRWYNSRPYVAAGVNYVVNLQSNATSTDDNMQGIYRSTTHNFAWSAEMGIQFYFNKFKLTPAVRGTFFMNNEKVADNATTPPYWSSAISTLQTRAVMFVLKFE, encoded by the coding sequence ATGAATAAATTTCTATTAAAAGCACTGGTTTTAACCTCAGTAAATGTTGCCGTTTTTGCAAACGCGCAATTCAGAACCCGAAACAGAATGGATAAGTTGGAAGATTTCGACGAACAGAAATTCAGTTGGGGGTTTTATTTGAACGGGAACAGACTGGATTACCGCATTGTTTTGCATCCGAAATATGGGATGAATGATAATGAAAACCTTGTTACCTCCAAGGAAAGTTATAGTTTCGGTGCCGGGCTTATTGCAAAATGGAGACTGAATGACTATCTTGATGTAAGAATAGAACCAGGTTTACAGTTTGCACAAAGACAGTTGACTTTTAATACTCAATCCAATGACATTTATGCAGGTGGATCTTTAACGAATCCTCCTTTTATGCCATTCCCTTTACAGGAAAAGGATAAAGTAAGAGAAATTAAATCTACGTTGATCGATATTCCGGTACTTTTGGAACTTCACGGACAAAGATGGTACAATTCAAGACCTTATGTGGCAGCAGGGGTGAACTATGTGGTGAACCTTCAGTCTAACGCAACTTCTACAGATGATAACATGCAGGGGATCTACAGATCTACCACTCACAACTTCGCATGGTCTGCAGAAATGGGAATTCAGTTTTATTTCAACAAATTTAAACTGACTCCTGCCGTAAGAGGAACATTCTTCATGAACAATGAGAAGGTGGCGGATAACGCTACTACACCTCCTTACTGGTCGTCTGCTATTTCTACATTGCAGACAAGAGCAGTAATGTTCGTTCTGAAATTTGAATAA
- the rny gene encoding ribonuclease Y: protein MIEVIVGVVCLVIGAVVGMFFSKSSLNTKAKFIIDDANKNAENLIEKANVQAESIKKEKNLQAKEKFLELKSQHDADIQSREKKMQEVEKRTKDKEHKLNDELSKTGKLEKDLDKQIADYAKKNEILERKQQELDTATAKKVEILEKISNYTADEAKAELVETMRAEAKTRAQAHVQSIMEEAQMNAKNEARKIVIQTIQRIGTEQAIENSVSVFNIESDEVKGRIIGREGRNIRALEAVTGVEIIVDDTPEAILLSCFDPVRREIARLSLHRLVTDGRIHPARIEEVVEKTRKQIEEEIIEVGKRTIIDLGIHGLHPELIKIVGRMKYRSSYGQNLLQHSREVANIAATMAAELGLNVKLAKRAGLLHDIGKVPEQESELPHALLGMQWAEKYGENPEVVNAIGAHHDEIEMKSLLSPIIQVADAISGARPGARRQVLESYIQRLKDLESAALSFDGVSSAYAIQAGRELRVMVESGKVNDEVASQLSYDISEKIQNELTYPGQVKVTVIRETRAVNIAR from the coding sequence ATGATAGAAGTTATAGTCGGTGTTGTTTGTTTAGTAATCGGAGCCGTGGTGGGAATGTTTTTTTCCAAAAGTTCTCTGAATACTAAAGCAAAATTCATCATAGATGATGCCAATAAAAATGCCGAAAACCTTATAGAAAAAGCTAACGTACAGGCTGAATCCATAAAGAAAGAAAAGAACCTTCAGGCTAAAGAAAAATTCCTGGAACTGAAATCACAGCATGATGCAGATATTCAGTCCCGTGAAAAGAAAATGCAGGAAGTTGAAAAGAGAACGAAAGACAAAGAGCATAAGCTGAATGATGAACTTAGCAAGACTGGAAAGCTTGAAAAAGATTTAGACAAGCAGATTGCAGATTATGCTAAGAAGAATGAAATTCTGGAAAGAAAACAGCAGGAGTTAGATACAGCTACCGCTAAGAAAGTAGAAATACTTGAAAAAATCTCGAATTATACAGCAGATGAAGCGAAAGCAGAATTGGTAGAAACCATGAGAGCTGAGGCTAAAACAAGAGCTCAGGCACACGTTCAGAGCATCATGGAAGAAGCTCAGATGAATGCTAAAAATGAAGCGAGAAAAATCGTTATCCAAACAATTCAGAGAATCGGAACTGAGCAGGCTATCGAAAATTCAGTATCAGTTTTCAATATTGAATCTGATGAGGTAAAAGGTAGAATTATCGGTAGAGAAGGTAGAAATATCCGTGCTTTAGAAGCTGTAACAGGAGTAGAAATTATTGTTGATGATACTCCGGAAGCAATTCTTCTTTCATGCTTTGACCCTGTAAGAAGAGAGATTGCAAGATTATCCCTTCACAGATTGGTAACCGATGGTAGAATTCACCCGGCAAGAATTGAAGAAGTAGTAGAAAAAACAAGAAAACAGATCGAAGAGGAAATCATTGAAGTAGGTAAGAGAACGATCATTGATTTAGGAATCCACGGATTACACCCTGAATTGATCAAAATTGTAGGAAGAATGAAGTACCGTTCTTCTTATGGACAAAACTTACTACAGCACTCGAGAGAAGTAGCTAACATCGCTGCAACTATGGCTGCTGAGCTAGGATTAAACGTAAAATTAGCAAAAAGAGCAGGTCTTTTACACGATATCGGTAAAGTTCCTGAGCAGGAATCAGAATTACCACACGCCCTTTTAGGTATGCAGTGGGCTGAGAAATACGGTGAAAACCCAGAAGTTGTAAATGCAATTGGAGCTCACCACGACGAAATTGAAATGAAGTCATTATTATCTCCAATTATTCAGGTTGCCGATGCCATCTCAGGTGCAAGACCGGGAGCAAGAAGACAGGTATTGGAATCTTACATCCAGAGATTGAAAGATCTTGAATCTGCAGCGTTAAGCTTTGATGGTGTATCCAGTGCTTATGCAATCCAGGCGGGTAGAGAGCTAAGAGTAATGGTAGAGAGCGGAAAAGTGAATGATGAAGTAGCTTCTCAGCTTTCTTACGACATCTCTGAGAAAATACAGAACGAACTTACTTATCCGGGACAGGTAAAAGTAACAGTAATCAGAGAAACGAGAGCTGTGAATATTGCCAGATAA
- a CDS encoding voltage-gated chloride channel family protein: MSKNQRTLGKKAIFHTHFFFRKFPALPYILKWLCISTIIGALVGTASAGFLQSLEWATNFRENHLWLIALLPAAGFLIGLLYYYFGKDVEAGNNLLIDTIHEPKGIIPFKMAPFVYLGTIVTHFFGGSAGREGTALQMAGAIADQLTRPFKLDRNERKILIIAAIAAGFGSVFGTPLAGAVFGLEVFLIGRIRYNAIFPAFVSAILADWATNLWNVKHTHYHIDFIPKLEFLPVLYSILAGIAFGICAAAFSKMIHWMSSVFKSKIKYPPFRPVVGGIIIALAVFAMGTTRYIGLGVPVIVESFEKQLPFYDFALKMVLTIVTLSAGFKGGEVTPLFFIGATLGSALSLFIPLPFGLLAGMGFVAVFAGATNTPLACMLMGIELFGAECGVYVAIACVVSYLLSGHNSIYTKQKIGEAKNRRFESQQDKSISDFL; encoded by the coding sequence ATGTCAAAAAACCAAAGAACATTAGGTAAAAAAGCAATTTTTCACACTCATTTTTTCTTCAGAAAGTTTCCGGCTCTGCCTTATATTTTAAAATGGCTGTGCATCAGTACAATTATTGGAGCTTTAGTGGGAACAGCTTCTGCAGGGTTTCTTCAATCCTTAGAATGGGCAACGAACTTCAGGGAAAATCATCTGTGGCTGATTGCTTTGCTGCCAGCAGCGGGATTCCTGATTGGACTTCTCTATTATTATTTCGGGAAAGATGTGGAGGCTGGAAACAATCTGCTCATTGATACCATCCATGAACCGAAGGGAATTATTCCGTTTAAGATGGCGCCTTTTGTTTATCTCGGAACTATTGTCACCCATTTCTTCGGAGGCTCTGCAGGCCGTGAAGGAACGGCACTTCAAATGGCAGGTGCTATCGCGGATCAGCTTACCAGACCTTTTAAGTTGGACAGAAATGAAAGAAAAATATTAATTATTGCAGCTATTGCAGCCGGATTTGGCTCTGTATTCGGAACTCCACTGGCAGGTGCCGTTTTTGGACTTGAGGTTTTTCTAATCGGAAGAATTCGTTACAATGCTATCTTTCCTGCCTTTGTTTCTGCAATTCTGGCCGACTGGGCTACCAATCTCTGGAATGTAAAGCATACCCATTATCATATTGATTTTATTCCAAAGCTTGAGTTTTTACCAGTTCTCTATAGTATTCTGGCAGGAATAGCTTTCGGAATATGTGCCGCAGCTTTCAGCAAAATGATCCACTGGATGAGCTCCGTTTTCAAATCAAAAATCAAATATCCTCCGTTTCGCCCTGTTGTGGGAGGAATTATTATTGCGCTTGCTGTTTTTGCGATGGGCACAACCCGTTATATAGGATTGGGAGTTCCTGTGATTGTTGAGTCATTTGAAAAACAGCTTCCTTTCTATGATTTTGCTTTAAAAATGGTTCTTACCATTGTGACATTATCCGCCGGATTTAAAGGTGGAGAAGTAACTCCCCTGTTCTTTATTGGCGCTACTTTAGGAAGTGCTTTATCTCTTTTTATTCCGCTTCCGTTCGGATTATTGGCAGGAATGGGCTTTGTAGCGGTATTTGCCGGAGCTACCAATACTCCTTTAGCGTGTATGCTGATGGGAATTGAATTATTCGGAGCTGAATGTGGCGTCTATGTAGCTATTGCCTGTGTTGTTTCTTATCTTCTTTCCGGTCACAACAGTATTTATACGAAACAGAAAATCGGAGAAGCAAAAAACAGACGATTTGAAAGTCAGCAGGATAAATCTATTTCGGATTTTTTATAA
- the gcvT gene encoding glycine cleavage system aminomethyltransferase GcvT has protein sequence MKKTALYDKHVSLGAKIVPFAGFEMPVQYSGVTEEHFAVREKAGLFDVSHMGQFFIEGPGSKDLLQFVTTNNVDALENGKAQYSCLPNENGGIVDDLIVYKMEDDKYFVVVNASNIDKDWNHISKYNTFGAKMTNASDEMSLLAVQGPKATEILQKLTEVNLSEIPYYHFTVGSVAGENNVIISNTGYTGSGGFEIYFNNESAEKLWDAVMEAGKEEGIIPCGLASRDTLRLEKGFCLYGNDIDDTTSPIEAGLGWITKFDKDFVSKDVFAKQKEEGVTRKLVGFELTDKGVPRHDYPVVDAEGNVIGKVTSGTQSPMKKVGLGLAYVDKPHFKLGSEIFIQVRNKNIPAKVVKAPFV, from the coding sequence ATGAAGAAAACAGCCTTGTACGACAAACATGTTTCTTTGGGAGCTAAGATCGTACCTTTCGCAGGTTTTGAAATGCCTGTTCAATATTCAGGGGTTACAGAAGAGCACTTTGCAGTAAGAGAAAAAGCAGGATTATTTGATGTTTCCCACATGGGACAGTTTTTCATCGAAGGGCCAGGATCAAAAGATCTTTTACAGTTTGTAACTACCAATAATGTAGATGCACTAGAAAACGGAAAAGCTCAGTATTCTTGTCTTCCTAACGAAAACGGCGGAATTGTAGATGACCTTATCGTTTACAAAATGGAAGATGACAAATATTTTGTGGTAGTTAATGCATCTAACATCGACAAAGACTGGAATCATATTTCAAAATACAATACTTTCGGGGCTAAAATGACCAATGCTTCTGATGAAATGTCTTTATTAGCAGTTCAGGGACCTAAAGCTACTGAAATCCTTCAGAAACTTACCGAAGTAAATCTTTCAGAAATTCCTTACTATCATTTCACAGTAGGAAGTGTTGCAGGAGAAAATAATGTGATCATTTCAAACACAGGATACACAGGAAGCGGTGGCTTTGAGATTTATTTCAATAACGAAAGTGCTGAAAAACTTTGGGATGCTGTAATGGAAGCAGGTAAAGAAGAAGGAATAATTCCTTGTGGATTAGCTTCCAGAGATACTTTAAGACTTGAAAAAGGATTCTGTCTTTACGGAAATGATATCGATGATACCACATCTCCTATTGAAGCTGGTTTAGGATGGATCACTAAGTTTGATAAAGACTTCGTTTCTAAAGATGTTTTCGCAAAACAGAAAGAAGAAGGTGTTACAAGAAAATTAGTTGGTTTTGAACTTACAGATAAAGGAGTTCCAAGACATGATTATCCTGTAGTAGATGCTGAAGGGAATGTAATCGGGAAAGTAACTTCCGGAACACAGTCTCCAATGAAGAAAGTTGGTTTAGGTCTTGCTTATGTAGACAAACCTCATTTCAAATTAGGTTCTGAGATCTTCATTCAGGTAAGAAATAAAAATATTCCTGCAAAAGTGGTGAAAGCTCCTTTTGTATAA
- a CDS encoding LysR substrate-binding domain-containing protein, with translation MFDYRLKVFHTVASRLSFTKASEELHISQPAVTKHIKEIETQIGAKLFDRKGTSIQLTQSGKILFEHAEKIRNIYRDMEFEISQINQQHKGKLIIGASTTVAQYILPEILAKFNSYYKDIKIELLTGNTETISQLLKEEKIDLGIIEGESQSSYFEYKTFKPDEIVLAAKSDHALAHKTLNLKDLYQLDLIFREQGSGTLEFIHNRLKEKEINIHELNTVMQLGSSESIKNYLLHSECMAFLSISTILNELKNNILTVIDIKNFSIERDFHFILPKGEQSELISLFLRFAE, from the coding sequence ATGTTCGATTACAGATTAAAAGTTTTCCATACGGTAGCTTCCCGATTAAGTTTCACGAAAGCTTCAGAAGAGCTTCACATTTCCCAGCCCGCTGTTACCAAACATATTAAAGAGATTGAAACTCAGATAGGCGCCAAGTTATTTGACCGTAAAGGAACTTCTATTCAGCTGACTCAAAGCGGGAAAATCCTGTTTGAACATGCAGAGAAGATCAGAAATATCTACCGTGATATGGAGTTTGAGATCAGCCAAATCAATCAACAGCATAAAGGAAAACTGATTATTGGAGCCAGTACAACCGTTGCACAGTATATTTTACCTGAAATTTTGGCCAAATTCAATTCTTATTATAAAGATATCAAGATTGAACTTCTTACGGGAAATACAGAAACGATCTCCCAACTTTTAAAAGAAGAAAAAATTGATCTGGGTATTATTGAAGGCGAATCTCAGTCTTCTTACTTTGAATACAAGACTTTTAAGCCTGATGAAATTGTTTTGGCAGCAAAATCCGACCACGCTCTGGCCCATAAAACTTTAAATTTAAAAGATCTCTATCAGCTGGATCTGATTTTCAGGGAACAAGGTTCAGGTACTCTTGAGTTTATACACAACAGACTCAAAGAAAAGGAAATCAATATCCATGAACTGAATACCGTTATGCAGTTGGGAAGCAGTGAAAGTATTAAAAATTATCTTCTCCACTCAGAATGTATGGCATTTCTTTCTATCAGCACCATACTGAATGAGCTGAAAAACAATATTCTGACGGTTATTGATATTAAAAACTTCAGTATTGAAAGGGATTTTCATTTTATCCTTCCTAAAGGCGAGCAATCTGAACTGATCAGCCTTTTCCTAAGATTTGCAGAGTAA
- a CDS encoding arsenate reductase family protein, whose translation MKKVFYLNTCDTCRKILAQFDLTEWELREIKKEPITKEELAEMHKKTKSYEALFSKKSTQIKLRGLDVKSLTEKDFKELLLDHYTFLKRPVFITDKEIFVGNDKKNVEELQKFFGVHE comes from the coding sequence ATGAAGAAAGTATTTTATCTCAACACATGTGATACCTGCAGAAAAATTTTAGCGCAATTTGACCTTACAGAGTGGGAGCTTCGCGAAATTAAAAAAGAGCCGATCACGAAAGAAGAATTGGCGGAAATGCATAAAAAAACAAAATCATACGAAGCTTTATTCAGCAAAAAATCTACTCAGATCAAATTGAGAGGTTTGGATGTAAAATCTTTGACAGAAAAAGACTTTAAAGAATTGCTTCTGGATCATTATACCTTTTTGAAAAGACCTGTCTTTATCACAGATAAGGAGATTTTCGTAGGAAATGATAAGAAAAATGTAGAAGAACTGCAGAAATTCTTTGGTGTACATGAATGA
- a CDS encoding YeiH family protein, which yields MKDFIQNEMTRKVFFIVLAVVCLTPLISSPIALVLGFGLAVFIGNPFEKHLHHYIHLLLQISIVGLGFGLKLDEALHAGKTGLLLTVVSIVTVMVLGYFLGKVFKLERPLSYLLSAGTAICGGSAIAAVSPIIKPSTKQISLALAIVFTLNSIALFVYPAIGHLLNLSQEQFGLWCAVGIHDTSSVVGAASKYGDEALKIATTVKLARALWIIPVSLITMFIFKSKDSKIKIPWFIGYFIVAILLNTYFPFLDRFSASITVLAKSGLNLTLFFIGSTLSLQTLKSIGLKPLAMAVILWITISVGSLLYIIH from the coding sequence ATGAAAGATTTCATTCAAAATGAAATGACACGGAAAGTATTTTTTATTGTTTTAGCAGTAGTATGTCTTACTCCGCTTATCTCTTCTCCTATAGCTCTTGTATTGGGATTTGGTCTGGCTGTTTTTATCGGAAATCCTTTTGAAAAACATCTTCATCATTATATTCATTTGCTATTACAGATATCAATTGTAGGTTTAGGATTCGGACTGAAGCTGGACGAAGCGCTTCACGCCGGAAAAACAGGTTTACTCTTAACAGTTGTAAGTATTGTTACAGTAATGGTTTTGGGATATTTTCTGGGAAAAGTATTTAAACTGGAAAGGCCTTTATCTTATTTGCTCTCTGCAGGAACAGCTATTTGTGGCGGGAGTGCCATTGCAGCAGTATCTCCCATTATTAAGCCAAGTACAAAACAGATTTCCCTTGCGTTAGCTATTGTTTTCACGTTAAACTCTATTGCACTATTTGTCTATCCCGCCATAGGACATCTTCTGAATCTGTCACAAGAACAGTTTGGGCTTTGGTGTGCCGTAGGAATTCACGATACTAGTTCCGTAGTAGGTGCTGCCAGTAAATATGGTGATGAAGCATTAAAAATAGCAACTACTGTAAAACTGGCGCGTGCTTTATGGATCATCCCTGTTTCATTGATCACCATGTTCATTTTTAAAAGCAAAGATTCCAAAATAAAGATTCCCTGGTTTATCGGGTATTTTATTGTAGCGATTCTGTTGAACACCTATTTTCCTTTTCTGGATCGTTTCAGTGCTTCTATCACTGTTTTGGCAAAATCCGGGCTGAATCTGACTTTATTTTTCATTGGTTCCACCCTTTCTCTCCAAACGCTGAAGTCAATTGGATTAAAACCTTTAGCTATGGCAGTTATCCTGTGGATAACCATAAGTGTTGGTAGCCTTCTTTATATTATCCATTAA
- a CDS encoding MFS transporter codes for MQELSLSSKLKYIFSIPVIISALGYFVDIYDLLLFGIVRIPSLKALGLNPDADGTFILNCQMVGLLIGGVFWGIFGDKKGRLSVLFGSILVYSLANIACGFLPYFPKEHLVYQYAGLRFIAGIGLAGELGAGITLVSESLPKNLRAIGTSVVAGFGLMGAVVAQLTVELAGGWNISYIIGGIMGIMLLILRISVSESGIYKNIEHKDVSKGDFLSFFTNKDRLIRYLKCIAVGLPTWYCIGILAVLANQFAPELGITEINPGKAIMWAYVGISVGDLLSGFISHALKSRKMAIFYMLIFTLIGVAIMLFGNTNTETKYYLFCVWLGFGTGYWAMFVTLAAEQFGTNIRNTATTTVPNMVRGLVPVMIFAFDSLKGNFPVVESAAIVGVVVFGLAFYSSLTISETHDRDLEFTE; via the coding sequence ATGCAAGAACTGTCCTTGTCTTCAAAACTGAAGTACATATTCTCTATTCCCGTTATTATTTCTGCCTTAGGCTATTTTGTAGATATCTATGACCTCCTTCTATTTGGGATTGTAAGAATTCCCAGTCTAAAGGCATTGGGACTTAATCCTGATGCAGACGGAACCTTTATTCTGAACTGCCAGATGGTAGGACTTCTTATCGGAGGAGTGTTCTGGGGGATTTTTGGAGATAAAAAAGGGAGACTTTCTGTGCTGTTTGGCTCTATCCTGGTATATTCATTAGCCAATATCGCCTGTGGTTTTCTTCCTTATTTTCCGAAAGAGCATTTGGTGTACCAGTATGCCGGTTTAAGGTTTATTGCAGGTATTGGTCTTGCCGGAGAGCTTGGAGCGGGAATTACCCTGGTTTCTGAAAGTTTACCGAAGAATTTAAGAGCAATCGGAACCTCGGTGGTAGCTGGTTTCGGATTAATGGGTGCTGTTGTAGCTCAACTTACCGTAGAACTGGCCGGAGGCTGGAATATTTCTTACATCATCGGTGGGATAATGGGAATTATGTTATTGATACTAAGAATAAGTGTATCAGAATCCGGAATTTATAAGAATATAGAGCATAAAGATGTTTCAAAAGGAGATTTTCTCTCCTTTTTTACCAATAAAGACCGATTGATTAGATATCTAAAATGCATCGCAGTAGGATTACCCACATGGTATTGCATTGGGATTTTGGCCGTTTTAGCCAATCAATTTGCTCCTGAATTAGGGATTACAGAGATCAACCCCGGAAAAGCAATTATGTGGGCCTATGTGGGTATTTCTGTAGGTGATTTACTGAGTGGTTTTATTTCCCATGCTTTAAAATCACGTAAAATGGCTATCTTTTATATGCTGATCTTTACTCTCATCGGTGTTGCTATCATGCTGTTCGGGAATACCAATACAGAAACAAAATACTATTTGTTCTGTGTATGGCTTGGCTTTGGAACAGGATATTGGGCGATGTTTGTAACGCTGGCAGCCGAACAGTTCGGAACCAATATCAGAAATACCGCAACCACAACAGTTCCGAATATGGTAAGAGGACTGGTGCCGGTAATGATATTTGCTTTTGATTCTCTTAAAGGTAATTTCCCGGTTGTGGAAAGTGCTGCGATAGTAGGAGTCGTAGTATTTGGGCTTGCGTTTTATTCTTCACTTACGATTTCTGAAACGCATGACAGAGATCTTGAATTTACAGAATAA
- a CDS encoding cell division protein ZapA encodes MEVRRITVNIAGRVYPLNVPAAEEETLRKVGKQIENMIKDFEQNFDVRDKQDALAMCALKLGTNAEVVSLNYEKNINSTNERLTQINQSLNEIGK; translated from the coding sequence ATGGAGGTAAGGAGAATAACCGTCAACATTGCAGGAAGAGTGTATCCGCTGAACGTACCGGCAGCAGAGGAAGAAACTTTGCGTAAAGTAGGGAAGCAGATCGAGAATATGATTAAAGATTTTGAACAAAACTTCGATGTAAGAGATAAACAGGATGCTTTGGCTATGTGTGCCCTTAAACTGGGAACCAATGCAGAAGTAGTTTCTCTTAACTACGAAAAAAATATTAATTCAACCAACGAGAGGTTAACGCAGATTAACCAATCGTTGAATGAAATCGGGAAATAG
- a CDS encoding acyl-CoA thioesterase, producing MQNKPITFQFISEPSDVNYGGNVHGGSVMKWIDQAGYACATTWSGNYSVTVYVGGIRFYDPIKIGEVVKVDAQVIYTGTSSMHIAINVFSRNLKQPNFEKKTHCIIVFVAVDENGKKLPVPKWIPTTEEEKQQEIYAKRLMELRTQIEDEMKPFL from the coding sequence ATGCAGAACAAGCCTATTACTTTTCAGTTTATTTCGGAGCCTTCAGATGTTAATTACGGAGGAAATGTACATGGAGGAAGTGTTATGAAATGGATTGACCAGGCCGGTTATGCATGTGCGACCACCTGGAGTGGGAATTATTCTGTCACCGTGTATGTGGGCGGAATCCGTTTTTATGATCCTATTAAAATCGGTGAAGTGGTAAAAGTTGATGCCCAGGTAATTTATACCGGAACTTCAAGCATGCATATTGCCATTAATGTCTTTTCAAGAAACCTGAAGCAGCCGAACTTTGAGAAAAAAACACATTGTATCATTGTTTTTGTTGCCGTAGACGAAAATGGAAAAAAACTACCTGTCCCGAAATGGATCCCAACAACCGAAGAGGAAAAACAGCAGGAAATATATGCCAAACGCCTGATGGAACTGAGAACACAGATTGAAGATGAGATGAAACCTTTTCTGTAG
- the ubiE gene encoding bifunctional demethylmenaquinone methyltransferase/2-methoxy-6-polyprenyl-1,4-benzoquinol methylase UbiE, whose translation MTKDITKVTPYNSEATKKSQVEDMFDNIAPKYDLLNRVLSMKIDILWRNKLVKWMKNDNPQEVLDVATGTGDLAITIEKGTGSKVVGLDLSQQMLNVGVIKIKKLKLDGKISMQKGDAENLPFEDNRFDAVSVAFGVRNFENLTKGLAELRRVVKDNKSVYILEFSKVEGFMGPFYMFYFKNILPAIGRLVSKDNRAYTYLPDSVNAFPFGEKMKQILLDTGFKKVEYKKLSLGIATIYKATK comes from the coding sequence TTGACAAAAGATATCACCAAAGTTACTCCCTACAATTCAGAGGCTACAAAAAAAAGCCAGGTAGAGGATATGTTCGACAATATTGCGCCGAAGTATGACCTTCTGAACCGTGTTTTATCCATGAAAATTGATATTTTGTGGAGAAATAAACTGGTAAAATGGATGAAAAATGATAATCCGCAGGAAGTGCTGGATGTGGCTACAGGAACGGGAGATCTGGCAATTACGATTGAAAAAGGAACCGGTTCTAAAGTAGTTGGATTAGATTTATCACAACAAATGCTGAATGTTGGCGTTATTAAAATAAAAAAACTTAAATTAGACGGCAAAATTTCCATGCAAAAAGGAGATGCAGAAAATTTACCTTTCGAGGACAATAGATTTGATGCTGTTTCCGTTGCATTTGGAGTAAGGAATTTTGAAAACCTTACCAAAGGTTTGGCAGAGTTAAGAAGAGTAGTTAAAGATAACAAAAGTGTTTATATACTGGAGTTTTCAAAGGTTGAGGGTTTCATGGGGCCATTTTATATGTTTTACTTTAAAAATATATTACCTGCCATTGGCAGACTGGTTTCTAAGGATAATAGGGCGTATACATACCTTCCGGATTCTGTAAATGCTTTTCCTTTCGGGGAGAAGATGAAGCAAATTCTTTTAGATACGGGATTTAAGAAAGTTGAATATAAAAAATTAAGTTTAGGTATAGCCACAATTTATAAAGCAACAAAGTAA